In Exiguobacterium sibiricum 7-3, a genomic segment contains:
- the upp gene encoding uracil phosphoribosyltransferase: MSKVHVFDHPLIQHKMTIMRKVETGTKQFRELVDEVASLMAYELTRDLPLTDVEIETPVTKTTQKMIEGKKLGIVPILRAGLGMVDGMLRMMPNVKVGHIGLYRDPETLEPTEYYLKLPTDVAERDFVVVDPMLATGGSAADAISSLKKQGAQSIKLACLCAAPEGVKRIQEEHPDVDIYLAALDEKLNDHGYIVPGLGDAGDRLFGTK; the protein is encoded by the coding sequence ATGAGTAAAGTACATGTATTTGATCACCCATTGATTCAGCACAAGATGACGATCATGCGTAAAGTCGAAACAGGAACGAAACAATTCCGGGAGCTTGTCGACGAAGTGGCTTCATTGATGGCATATGAACTCACACGTGACCTTCCACTTACTGACGTTGAAATCGAGACACCGGTCACGAAAACGACGCAAAAGATGATCGAGGGCAAGAAACTGGGAATCGTTCCGATTCTTCGTGCCGGTCTTGGGATGGTAGACGGCATGCTCCGCATGATGCCGAACGTCAAAGTCGGACACATCGGTCTTTACCGTGATCCGGAAACACTTGAGCCGACAGAATACTATCTCAAATTACCGACTGACGTCGCAGAACGTGATTTCGTCGTCGTTGATCCAATGCTTGCGACAGGCGGTTCGGCTGCTGACGCAATCTCCTCTTTGAAAAAACAGGGTGCACAAAGCATTAAGCTCGCTTGCCTCTGTGCGGCACCTGAAGGCGTCAAACGTATTCAGGAAGAACATCCGGATGTCGATATCTATCTTGCGGCACTTGATGAGAAATTGAACGACCATGGTTATATCGTTCCCGGACTCGGGGATGCGGGTGACCGTCTGTTTGGTACAAAGTAA